From Streptomyces sp. NBC_00690, a single genomic window includes:
- a CDS encoding ABC transporter permease has product MSRPAAQSDTVRAPRPLLLWTCALTTGAVLLIGLTGPFFAPHSPTTQITTPYAAPSPGLWLGGDHLGRDVLSRLLDGGPSVVLTSVLATAIAVATGTAAGLVSALLGHQRGRSGLVMRPLDAVAALPPVLALLLVLTAVPGRLGVVIAAAVASAPLSARVVHAAVTPVLRRPHVELAIARGEGWGWLLRYEVLPLISATVHADVGLRFVLALYLVTAAGFLGIGSGGSDWGTLVVEALPGATLQPVALIAPLLLIATLAVSVNLLSDSVTRRTPRTGR; this is encoded by the coding sequence ATGAGCCGCCCCGCAGCGCAGAGCGACACCGTCCGGGCACCGCGGCCCCTTCTCCTGTGGACCTGTGCGCTCACCACAGGAGCCGTACTGCTCATCGGGCTGACCGGCCCGTTCTTCGCCCCGCACTCCCCCACCACCCAGATCACCACGCCCTATGCGGCCCCCAGCCCCGGGCTGTGGCTCGGCGGCGACCACCTGGGGCGTGACGTGCTCTCCCGACTCCTCGATGGAGGCCCGTCCGTGGTGCTCACCTCCGTCCTCGCCACGGCCATAGCCGTCGCGACCGGTACGGCGGCCGGTCTGGTGTCGGCCCTGCTGGGACATCAAAGAGGCCGGTCAGGTCTGGTGATGCGCCCGTTGGACGCCGTCGCTGCCCTCCCTCCGGTGCTGGCGCTGTTGCTCGTACTGACGGCGGTGCCGGGCCGCCTCGGCGTGGTAATCGCGGCTGCGGTGGCCAGCGCGCCACTGTCCGCCCGAGTGGTCCACGCCGCGGTAACCCCGGTGCTCCGACGGCCCCATGTGGAGTTGGCGATCGCCAGGGGGGAGGGCTGGGGATGGCTCCTCCGGTACGAGGTGCTGCCGCTGATCTCCGCCACGGTGCACGCCGACGTCGGACTCCGGTTCGTCCTCGCGCTCTACCTGGTGACGGCCGCCGGATTCCTCGGAATCGGGAGCGGCGGATCCGACTGGGGCACGCTCGTCGTCGAAGCCCTGCCCGGAGCCACCCTGCAACCGGTGGCACTGATCGCACCGCTCCTGCTCATCGCCACTCTCGCGGTGAGCGTCAATCTGCTGTCGGACAGCGTGACCCGTCGCACACCGAGGACCGGACGATGA
- a CDS encoding ABC transporter ATP-binding protein yields MTRIRAESEQPTTEPLVRVTDLEVHSPNGPVLHTVHLSMAPGESIAVVGASGSGKTTLALAVLGLLRPGLVHRGGQVTVAGRPSLPEPPSGLRGRIASYVGQDAGAALNPYQRLGRTVRTALGGGHGNEREVDAVLCRAGLDPSLGDRRPAELSGGQQQRGSLAVALARAPQLLVLDEPTSALDASARAEVRTELARLRSTGVALLWITHDLASVQGLVDRLVVLDDGRVVEDRPAHEVLSSPRSPAARRLVAAHREPTTRSGVESPAQPLLHVTGLRCAHGSRRVFDAVDLAVRPGHCLAVTGASGSGKSTLARCIAGLHPPDRGAVLLDGRALAAKARRRPTADRAAVQLVPQSPLETLHPGHTIGAALTRPLRLLRGMRDPEQIEAESARLLALVHLAPDLLRRAPAELSGGQRQRAAIARALAAAPRVLLCDEMTSALDSVNRASVLDLLDELRERESLALLVVTHDPQVIGRIADEVVELADGSIGRARPPRVSRSPNARRRPPV; encoded by the coding sequence ATGACCAGGATCAGAGCCGAATCCGAGCAGCCGACCACCGAACCGTTGGTCCGTGTGACCGACCTGGAGGTGCACTCCCCCAACGGTCCGGTCCTCCACACGGTCCATCTGAGCATGGCACCCGGTGAAAGCATCGCTGTGGTGGGCGCATCCGGCTCGGGCAAGACCACGCTCGCACTCGCGGTACTGGGCCTGCTGCGCCCTGGCCTGGTCCACCGCGGCGGACAAGTAACCGTCGCGGGCCGACCCAGCCTCCCCGAGCCGCCGTCGGGGCTGCGCGGTCGGATCGCCTCGTACGTCGGCCAGGACGCGGGGGCCGCCCTCAACCCGTACCAACGGCTGGGGAGAACAGTCCGTACGGCACTCGGCGGTGGCCATGGCAACGAACGAGAGGTCGATGCGGTGTTGTGCAGGGCGGGGCTCGACCCCTCGCTCGGCGACCGGCGCCCCGCCGAACTCTCAGGTGGCCAACAGCAGCGGGGGTCACTGGCCGTCGCGCTCGCCAGGGCGCCCCAGCTACTCGTACTCGATGAGCCCACATCGGCCCTCGACGCCTCGGCCCGGGCGGAGGTGCGCACCGAACTGGCCCGACTGCGGTCCACCGGGGTCGCCCTGCTGTGGATCACCCATGATCTGGCGTCCGTCCAGGGCCTCGTCGACCGACTGGTCGTCCTGGACGACGGGCGCGTGGTCGAGGACCGGCCGGCGCACGAGGTGCTTTCGTCCCCTCGGTCCCCGGCAGCACGGCGACTGGTGGCGGCACATCGCGAACCCACCACGCGCAGCGGTGTCGAGTCACCCGCACAACCCCTGCTCCACGTCACCGGGTTGCGGTGTGCCCACGGTTCCCGGCGAGTGTTTGACGCGGTGGACCTGGCCGTCCGGCCGGGCCACTGTCTGGCCGTCACAGGAGCGTCCGGCTCGGGGAAGAGCACGCTCGCACGGTGCATCGCGGGTTTACACCCGCCCGACCGGGGAGCGGTGCTGTTGGACGGCCGCGCCCTGGCGGCAAAGGCGCGCCGGCGCCCCACCGCGGATCGGGCGGCCGTCCAACTCGTACCGCAGAGCCCGCTGGAAACGCTCCACCCCGGCCACACCATCGGGGCGGCCCTCACCAGACCGCTGCGGCTGCTGCGGGGAATGAGGGATCCGGAGCAGATCGAGGCGGAGTCCGCCAGGCTGCTCGCACTGGTCCACCTCGCGCCGGATCTTCTGCGCCGGGCGCCCGCCGAACTGTCCGGCGGGCAACGGCAGCGCGCGGCCATCGCCCGTGCGCTGGCCGCCGCGCCTCGTGTGCTCCTGTGCGACGAAATGACCTCGGCACTCGACTCGGTGAATCGGGCGTCCGTACTGGATCTCCTGGACGAACTGCGGGAGCGGGAATCGCTCGCCCTCCTCGTGGTCACTCATGACCCGCAGGTGATCGGCCGGATCGCCGATGAAGTCGTCGAACTCGCGGACGGCTCCATCGGCCGCGCACGACCGCCCCGAGTCAGCCGGTCGCCGAACGCACGGCGACGACCGCCAGTGTGA
- a CDS encoding class I SAM-dependent methyltransferase, which produces MPTMEPEPAPGIEPAPHQHPRTAGSFGADAERYDRTRPGYPRAMVERIVAALPDSPRVLDVGCGTGIAARQFQEAGCRVLGVDVDARMTDLAGRRGLRVEVAAFESWDPAGREFDAVVSGQSWHWVDPVAGAAKAGQALRPGGLFAVFWNAGRPPLELVRCFAESYRRVAPESLAARFWARPAEDAYAKLCTKATDGVREAGVFGPAERWRFDGERSYTRDEWLSQLPTTGAHAQLPPVLASQAAAEIGAAIDAAGGGFTMRYVTLAVVAVRSATG; this is translated from the coding sequence ATGCCCACTATGGAGCCGGAGCCCGCGCCCGGCATCGAACCGGCACCCCACCAACACCCGCGTACAGCAGGTTCGTTCGGCGCCGATGCCGAACGCTACGACCGGACCAGACCCGGCTATCCCCGGGCTATGGTCGAGCGCATCGTCGCCGCTCTTCCCGATTCGCCCCGGGTGCTCGATGTGGGGTGTGGCACCGGCATCGCGGCCCGGCAGTTCCAGGAGGCCGGTTGCCGGGTACTGGGTGTCGATGTCGATGCACGGATGACCGACCTGGCGGGTCGGCGCGGACTCCGGGTCGAAGTCGCCGCCTTTGAGTCATGGGATCCGGCGGGCCGGGAGTTCGACGCGGTGGTGTCCGGGCAGAGTTGGCACTGGGTGGACCCGGTGGCGGGAGCTGCCAAGGCCGGGCAGGCACTACGGCCCGGTGGTCTGTTCGCCGTCTTCTGGAACGCGGGCCGACCTCCGTTGGAGTTGGTGCGGTGCTTCGCCGAGAGCTACCGGCGGGTCGCACCCGAGTCGCTCGCCGCCCGTTTCTGGGCGAGGCCGGCCGAGGACGCGTACGCGAAGCTCTGCACCAAGGCAACAGACGGAGTGCGGGAGGCCGGTGTGTTCGGCCCCGCGGAACGGTGGCGGTTCGATGGGGAGCGGTCGTACACCCGTGATGAGTGGCTGAGCCAGCTACCCACCACGGGTGCTCATGCGCAGCTTCCGCCCGTCCTGGCCTCGCAGGCCGCGGCCGAGATCGGCGCTGCCATCGATGCGGCAGGCGGCGGCTTCACCATGCGCTACGTCACACTGGCGGTCGTCGCCGTGCGTTCGGCGACCGGCTGA
- a CDS encoding TetR/AcrR family transcriptional regulator encodes MPTGVAIRDPREQLFNAAERVLLRDGPSALTSRAVTTEAGCAKGVLHRHFTDFDAFLAELVRDRIARLDATALLTSAGSGVVSHHLTVALTDLFGSVAVAIVSLVISRDELRARLRRTTPTGIPLLTEAAAMLGSYLAVERELGRIDAGCDLHVLATTLIGAAHMLFADRTGTPPDGTAVRRVVDSVIVGALSTPPR; translated from the coding sequence GTGCCGACAGGGGTGGCCATCCGCGATCCGCGCGAGCAACTGTTCAACGCTGCCGAACGCGTACTGCTGCGGGACGGGCCGAGCGCGCTGACCAGCCGGGCGGTCACCACAGAGGCGGGCTGCGCCAAGGGAGTGCTCCACCGGCACTTCACCGACTTCGACGCGTTCCTCGCCGAGTTGGTGCGTGACCGCATCGCCCGCTTGGACGCCACCGCGCTGCTCACCTCGGCCGGAAGCGGTGTCGTCTCCCATCACCTCACCGTTGCGTTGACGGATCTCTTCGGGTCCGTTGCGGTGGCGATCGTCTCCCTCGTCATCTCTCGGGACGAACTCCGCGCTCGACTTCGACGGACGACACCAACCGGCATCCCGCTGCTCACGGAGGCCGCCGCGATGCTCGGCTCCTACCTCGCCGTCGAAAGGGAGTTGGGCCGGATCGACGCCGGGTGCGACCTCCACGTCCTCGCCACCACCCTGATCGGGGCCGCTCATATGCTCTTCGCCGACCGTACGGGCACACCACCGGATGGCACGGCCGTGCGCAGGGTGGTGGATTCGGTCATCGTGGGTGCCCTGTCGACGCCACCACGCTGA
- a CDS encoding helix-turn-helix transcriptional regulator: MDEYASARLVGLVQGALAAEGIPTVAPTGDGALLPFDAKRRFLTAVAAEHGLLPLLRVGSLLSAHPADPAVSALLSAVDPHDLFHRWQRLERFTHSRHRVVILEHGAGQLVAQHVGPASAPPEPAEDALVLGVLSALLSLTGAQDVAVTVGRDRPVTVVAHGAYTAAPPTHDSGFWRFTWSDVARDIHVPTLDRGTDPAARTRRLLRTDLARRWTLADLATELHLPARSIQRRLRGAGGFSELLGSVRTEAAAELLMRSGHPVGVIGFACGYADQPHFTRRFKRHTAMTPAAYRSAFRPSPPLNTPTRTPHP; the protein is encoded by the coding sequence ATGGACGAGTACGCGAGTGCCCGACTGGTCGGGCTGGTCCAGGGCGCACTGGCCGCCGAGGGCATACCCACCGTCGCCCCCACCGGCGACGGCGCCCTGTTGCCTTTCGACGCCAAGCGTCGATTCCTGACCGCTGTGGCCGCCGAGCACGGCCTGCTGCCCTTGCTGCGGGTCGGATCACTGCTCTCGGCGCACCCGGCCGACCCCGCCGTCTCCGCACTCCTGAGCGCCGTCGACCCCCATGATCTGTTCCACCGGTGGCAGCGGCTGGAGCGGTTCACCCATTCCCGTCATCGTGTGGTGATCCTGGAGCACGGTGCCGGGCAACTGGTCGCGCAGCACGTGGGACCGGCTTCCGCACCTCCCGAGCCGGCCGAGGACGCATTGGTACTGGGCGTGCTCAGCGCACTGCTGTCCCTGACGGGCGCACAGGACGTCGCCGTCACCGTGGGCCGCGACCGGCCGGTGACGGTGGTGGCACACGGCGCCTACACCGCGGCACCACCCACCCATGACAGCGGCTTCTGGCGGTTCACCTGGTCCGATGTCGCCCGCGACATCCACGTCCCCACGCTGGACCGCGGTACGGATCCGGCGGCGCGGACCCGCAGACTGCTCCGTACCGATCTCGCCCGGCGTTGGACGCTCGCCGACCTCGCCACCGAACTCCACCTTCCCGCACGGAGCATCCAACGACGGCTCAGGGGTGCCGGTGGCTTCAGCGAACTCCTCGGCAGCGTGCGTACAGAGGCCGCTGCCGAACTCCTGATGCGCAGTGGACACCCCGTGGGGGTGATCGGGTTCGCCTGCGGCTACGCCGACCAGCCCCACTTCACCCGTCGTTTCAAACGTCACACCGCCATGACACCTGCGGCCTATCGATCGGCGTTTCGCCCCTCGCCGCCGTTGAACACCCCCACCCGCACCCCACACCCGTAA
- a CDS encoding SDR family oxidoreductase, translating to MELTGTTALVTGGARGIGRELTRQLVALDAHVVAVGSNPEALADLAAEHGALVSTDVVDLSNSEAVDTYVDELPLRHPGLSVVINNAGVQNLSDFLTGDPQQLRPVLRRELAVNLDAVITLSTGLLPHLAQQPSAAIVNISSGLALIPKRSAPVYCAAKAGVRTFTRALRYQCEGAAPHIQVIDAVLPLVDTDMTAGRGRGKITSARAAGSVIDGLRRGRAEIYVGKARLLPALMRVAPSLGYRAMRHG from the coding sequence ATGGAACTCACCGGCACGACGGCTCTCGTCACGGGCGGCGCCCGCGGCATCGGCCGAGAGCTGACCCGCCAACTCGTCGCACTCGACGCCCATGTCGTGGCGGTGGGCAGCAACCCCGAGGCGCTGGCCGATCTCGCGGCGGAGCACGGCGCACTGGTGTCGACGGACGTCGTCGATCTTTCGAACTCCGAAGCCGTGGACACGTACGTCGACGAACTACCCCTTCGTCACCCCGGGTTGTCCGTCGTCATCAACAATGCGGGCGTACAGAACCTGAGCGACTTCCTGACCGGCGACCCTCAACAACTCCGGCCGGTGTTGCGTCGTGAGCTCGCCGTGAATCTCGACGCGGTCATCACCCTCTCCACCGGACTCCTTCCCCACCTCGCACAGCAACCCTCAGCGGCGATCGTCAACATCAGCAGTGGGCTGGCCCTCATTCCCAAGCGCTCGGCCCCGGTGTACTGCGCCGCCAAGGCGGGGGTACGGACCTTCACCCGTGCACTGCGCTACCAGTGCGAGGGTGCCGCCCCCCACATACAGGTGATCGACGCCGTCCTCCCACTGGTCGACACCGATATGACGGCCGGCCGGGGTCGGGGAAAGATCACCTCGGCACGGGCGGCAGGCTCGGTGATCGACGGCCTGCGTCGGGGAAGGGCGGAGATCTACGTCGGCAAGGCACGCCTCCTCCCGGCCCTCATGAGGGTCGCTCCCTCGCTCGGATACCGGGCGATGCGCCATGGCTGA
- a CDS encoding DUF2617 family protein, with translation MSGIALTTPYLDTDADQLSFTLGWPAHEALAVRDLTVGGLAVQLRLLGASHQVFAGPVRETVACLPGVTGGLPNTAVRSFDNWTYRFTAHCEHLTAEDFTVRVEQIRSRADAHPRALYGIFPGFHEAVTALTVDRHATGLSWCTWHTYPQSRQIVATQTRLEAR, from the coding sequence ATGAGCGGCATAGCCCTCACCACACCGTACTTGGACACGGACGCCGACCAACTCTCCTTCACCCTGGGCTGGCCGGCGCACGAGGCACTCGCCGTGCGCGACCTCACGGTCGGTGGACTCGCCGTGCAACTCAGGCTGCTCGGCGCCTCCCATCAGGTCTTCGCCGGCCCCGTTCGGGAAACAGTCGCCTGCCTGCCCGGTGTCACCGGCGGCCTGCCGAACACGGCCGTACGGTCCTTCGACAACTGGACCTATCGCTTCACCGCCCACTGTGAACACCTCACTGCCGAGGACTTCACTGTTCGGGTCGAACAGATACGCAGCCGGGCGGACGCACATCCCCGGGCGCTGTACGGCATCTTCCCCGGCTTCCACGAAGCGGTGACCGCGCTCACCGTGGACCGGCACGCCACGGGGTTGAGTTGGTGCACTTGGCACACCTACCCGCAGAGCCGCCAGATCGTGGCGACGCAGACCCGGCTGGAGGCCCGATGA
- a CDS encoding DUF4247 domain-containing protein yields the protein MKSARCISAMFLAAVTLTACSDGGSEKKPKHNDVPHSWISQQYAPSNTGYLDSADQVGKVATEIDGHTAARKRRDNDGLVFLMYRDDIVAISPQKKGSLIEVVDYAVGYARWNPHLRLAWPAPGSNEFRGGGPGSGK from the coding sequence ATGAAGTCCGCCCGTTGCATCAGTGCGATGTTCCTGGCTGCGGTGACACTCACCGCGTGTTCCGACGGCGGCTCGGAGAAGAAGCCGAAACACAACGACGTGCCCCACAGTTGGATATCCCAGCAGTACGCCCCGTCCAACACGGGCTATCTCGACAGCGCCGACCAGGTGGGGAAGGTGGCCACGGAGATCGACGGCCACACCGCGGCCCGCAAGCGCCGCGACAACGACGGCCTGGTCTTCCTGATGTACCGCGACGACATCGTGGCCATCAGCCCCCAGAAGAAGGGCAGCCTGATCGAGGTCGTCGACTACGCCGTCGGCTACGCACGTTGGAACCCGCACCTGCGCCTCGCCTGGCCGGCCCCCGGCAGCAATGAGTTCCGTGGTGGCGGCCCGGGTTCCGGCAAGTAG
- a CDS encoding DUF350 domain-containing protein: protein MAEIFESAGIALLYGLIGFIVMAAGFIALDLVTPGKLFHVVWTERNRGAAVLLGGQTIAIGLVIEQSIRASESEQGLGYGLFSTLLYGLAGVVVMTLISLIVGLLTPGRLGAAVLDDNGERPHPAAWVQAAMYLGTAVMVGAAVS, encoded by the coding sequence GTGGCAGAGATCTTCGAATCGGCGGGCATCGCCCTGCTCTACGGTCTCATCGGATTCATCGTGATGGCGGCAGGATTCATCGCGCTCGACCTCGTCACCCCCGGGAAGCTCTTCCATGTGGTGTGGACGGAACGCAACCGGGGCGCCGCCGTGCTCCTCGGCGGCCAGACGATAGCCATCGGTCTCGTGATCGAGCAGTCCATCCGGGCCAGTGAGTCCGAACAAGGTCTGGGCTACGGCCTGTTCAGCACCCTGCTCTACGGCCTTGCCGGTGTTGTGGTCATGACCCTGATCTCTTTGATCGTCGGGCTGTTGACGCCCGGCCGTCTGGGCGCGGCCGTGCTGGACGACAACGGGGAACGCCCCCACCCCGCCGCCTGGGTCCAGGCAGCCATGTACCTGGGCACGGCCGTCATGGTCGGCGCCGCTGTTTCCTGA
- a CDS encoding polyamine aminopropyltransferase, which yields MSTITLERAPSATERVPPRHGRGVRFLLLLAVFVCAACGLVYELALAALGSYLIGNSVMQTSVVISVMVFAMGIGSLAAKPLQRRAVGAFALVEVLLALVGGLSVLVLYVCFAWLRIYMPAMVAISFTVGLLIGAEIPLLMTLLQRIRRQEAGSAVADMFAFDYVGALVGGLCFPLLLLPTFGQLKGALVVGSVNAVAGVVVVLWIFRRETRRGVQAALLAAMATVLGVLATVYVLADDIEVTARQQLYRDPIVHAETTPYQDIVVTQSTAFTGQPDTRLFLNGDLQFSSIDEYRYHEALVHPALSGKRSSVLILGGGDALALREVLRYDDVDRVTLVDLDPSMTRLARSFGPLAELNKHALDDPRAQVVNADAFNWLRDAKQRYDAVVIDFPDPDTAAVAKLYSVEFYHLLGRVLHPHSQIVVQGGSPFFAPKAYWSIVTTIGAAGYGTTAYQMDVPSFGNWGFVLATLPTGRPPSSPRLAADAPSLRSLDSEVLAASTVFPRDRRPLDVRPSTLMDPSVLEYTRHEWQNY from the coding sequence ATGAGCACCATCACGCTGGAGCGCGCTCCTTCCGCCACCGAGCGGGTGCCACCTCGCCACGGGCGGGGAGTACGGTTCCTGCTGCTGCTCGCGGTCTTCGTCTGCGCTGCTTGTGGCCTGGTCTACGAACTGGCCCTGGCAGCACTGGGCAGCTATCTCATCGGCAATTCCGTCATGCAGACCTCGGTCGTCATCTCCGTGATGGTCTTCGCGATGGGGATCGGGTCCCTGGCTGCGAAACCGCTCCAACGACGTGCGGTCGGTGCCTTCGCGCTCGTCGAGGTGCTGTTGGCGCTCGTCGGTGGGCTGTCGGTACTCGTCCTGTACGTGTGCTTCGCGTGGCTGCGCATCTACATGCCCGCCATGGTGGCGATCTCCTTCACCGTAGGTCTTCTGATCGGTGCGGAGATTCCCCTGCTGATGACACTGCTCCAGCGCATCAGACGCCAGGAGGCCGGCAGCGCGGTGGCCGACATGTTCGCCTTCGACTACGTCGGGGCTCTGGTGGGGGGATTGTGCTTCCCACTGCTGCTCCTGCCCACCTTCGGCCAGCTCAAGGGCGCGCTGGTGGTGGGGTCGGTCAATGCTGTGGCCGGCGTCGTCGTGGTGCTGTGGATCTTCCGCCGTGAGACGCGCAGGGGCGTACAGGCAGCCCTGCTGGCCGCGATGGCGACCGTACTCGGCGTACTCGCCACCGTGTACGTCCTCGCCGACGACATCGAGGTCACCGCCCGCCAGCAGCTCTACCGCGATCCGATCGTCCATGCCGAGACCACGCCCTACCAGGACATCGTCGTCACCCAGTCGACTGCCTTCACCGGACAACCCGACACCCGGCTCTTCCTCAACGGCGACCTCCAGTTCTCCTCAATCGACGAGTACCGCTACCACGAGGCCCTCGTTCATCCCGCCCTGTCCGGCAAGCGCTCCTCGGTGTTGATCCTGGGGGGCGGCGATGCACTGGCCCTGCGCGAGGTCCTGCGGTACGACGACGTCGACCGGGTGACGCTGGTCGATCTCGACCCGTCGATGACCCGGCTCGCCCGCTCCTTCGGGCCCCTGGCCGAACTCAACAAGCATGCGCTCGACGACCCGCGCGCCCAGGTCGTCAACGCGGATGCCTTCAACTGGCTACGGGACGCGAAACAGCGGTACGACGCCGTGGTGATCGATTTCCCGGACCCGGACACCGCGGCGGTGGCCAAGCTGTACAGCGTGGAGTTCTACCATCTGTTGGGCCGCGTCCTGCATCCCCACTCACAGATCGTGGTGCAAGGAGGCTCGCCCTTCTTCGCCCCGAAGGCGTACTGGTCCATCGTCACCACCATTGGCGCGGCCGGCTATGGGACGACCGCCTACCAGATGGACGTGCCCAGCTTCGGCAACTGGGGGTTCGTCCTCGCCACCTTGCCCACCGGGCGTCCACCGTCCTCCCCTCGGCTGGCCGCGGACGCGCCGTCACTGCGCTCGTTGGACAGTGAGGTGCTCGCGGCTTCGACGGTCTTCCCACGGGACCGGCGGCCCTTGGACGTTCGACCCAGTACCCTGATGGACCCCTCGGTGCTCGAATACACACGCCATGAGTGGCAGAACTACTGA
- a CDS encoding alpha/beta fold hydrolase produces MIRRLPPSPQAAVLLLHGGRADALEAPPAVNLPAVRLRPFASSIMRATRNDQVLVGRVRYRHRGWNGVREDAVPDARQALRAVVDTAGDVPVVLVGHSMGARAALRLAGEAQIKGVVALAPWCPPGEPLAEVGDRHLVALHDGSDRVTVAEDTWEYLARAERAGAYTLGVSMPKGGHAMVRDAHTWQHITTSLVCGLLGLAPLPTALTDRDAPEGAPVTARQLLAQLGGAS; encoded by the coding sequence GTGATCCGCCGGCTGCCGCCGAGCCCACAGGCCGCCGTCCTTCTGCTGCACGGAGGCCGTGCCGACGCCCTGGAGGCGCCTCCCGCCGTCAACCTTCCTGCCGTCCGGTTGAGACCATTCGCTTCGAGCATCATGCGCGCGACGCGCAACGACCAGGTCCTGGTCGGAAGGGTGCGCTACCGCCATCGGGGTTGGAACGGAGTACGGGAGGATGCCGTCCCAGACGCTCGGCAGGCCCTGCGGGCCGTCGTCGATACGGCGGGCGACGTGCCGGTGGTCCTCGTGGGCCACTCGATGGGCGCGCGGGCCGCACTTCGGTTGGCGGGTGAGGCACAGATCAAGGGTGTCGTGGCGTTGGCGCCGTGGTGCCCGCCGGGTGAACCTCTTGCCGAGGTGGGCGATCGGCACCTGGTGGCACTGCACGACGGAAGCGATCGGGTCACGGTGGCCGAGGACACCTGGGAGTACCTCGCGCGGGCAGAGCGGGCGGGCGCGTACACCCTGGGGGTCAGCATGCCGAAGGGAGGCCATGCCATGGTCCGTGACGCACACACCTGGCAGCACATCACCACATCGTTGGTGTGCGGTCTGCTCGGACTAGCCCCCTTGCCCACCGCCCTGACCGACCGGGATGCACCGGAAGGCGCTCCGGTGACGGCACGACAGTTGCTGGCCCAGCTCGGCGGGGCCTCCTGA
- a CDS encoding ATP-binding protein, producing MMTGLAGLPALPHRLVLSLPAKGHAVRTARETTEQILVQWGIGLRHPHIGPALLVLAELVTNSVRHAAELSPTITLLLAAGPETLAFAVHDKHPHRPELYGPGASAAGGGLATVTELITGLGGTAAVHGDAKGPGKSVWITVPL from the coding sequence ATGATGACCGGGCTCGCGGGGCTCCCCGCACTGCCCCACCGGCTCGTACTGAGCCTGCCGGCCAAGGGCCACGCCGTCCGTACCGCCCGTGAGACCACCGAACAGATCCTGGTGCAGTGGGGCATCGGTCTACGGCATCCGCACATCGGCCCCGCCCTGTTGGTACTCGCCGAACTGGTCACCAACAGTGTGCGACATGCTGCCGAACTCTCGCCCACCATCACCCTGCTGCTGGCCGCGGGCCCCGAGACACTGGCCTTCGCCGTCCACGACAAGCACCCCCATCGGCCCGAGCTGTATGGCCCCGGGGCGAGTGCAGCCGGCGGTGGACTGGCCACGGTGACCGAACTGATCACCGGACTGGGGGGAACGGCCGCGGTGCACGGTGATGCGAAGGGACCGGGCAAGAGCGTGTGGATCACGGTTCCCCTGTAG
- a CDS encoding ArsR/SmtB family transcription factor — MPVPLYQAKAEFFRMLGHPVRIRVLELLQDGPMPVRDLLAQIEIEPAALSQQLAVLRRSGIVTSTREGATVVYELAGGDVAELMRAARRILTEMLAGQHQLLTELRDAEVAPE; from the coding sequence GTGCCGGTTCCGCTGTATCAGGCGAAGGCTGAGTTCTTCCGGATGCTGGGTCACCCCGTGCGCATTCGGGTGCTGGAGTTGTTGCAGGACGGGCCGATGCCCGTGCGTGACCTCCTGGCCCAGATCGAGATCGAACCCGCCGCGCTCTCGCAGCAGTTGGCCGTGTTGCGTCGATCCGGGATCGTGACCTCCACCCGGGAGGGGGCGACCGTGGTCTACGAACTCGCGGGCGGTGATGTTGCGGAGCTGATGCGAGCGGCGCGCCGCATCCTGACCGAGATGCTGGCCGGGCAGCACCAACTGTTGACCGAACTCAGGGACGCCGAGGTCGCCCCCGAGTGA